TATTGACCAACCCATTTCCAAGTTTAAGACCTATGTTAATGAATGACTGCATGGCCTGTCACCTTTATCCTTTCAAATGTAGCTAAAGAGCATTTCCCATGTCTTTCCTACTGAACCAAGGAAAAGCCAGATTTATACTCCTCTACTAAACTCTTCTTAGGGCAGATTAAACAGAAACTAGACCACCaaagcagccagggcaggacgAGGGACAAACACAGCTTGCAGTAGGATAGCCAAATGCCGCTTCAGCTATGGCGAACTTCAGGCTACCCTGGCCAGATAACTCACCGCAAGAGAGAAAACAATCGATGGCAGTGAAAAAAAGTCCTGCGGGAAGACAGACCTCTACAGGGACTTCTGTTGCACCTCTGCTAAAACACCACGGGCTGAAATAGGAGATGCCGCTGCCAGCAGCGAGGGGCCTGGGCCCATTGGAGGAGTAGAGGGAGTAATGCAGCGCCAGCAGTGCTCTCCCTTCCCAGTGACTACGCAGTTCCTTGGCCTTCGTCTTTAAAAAGGCAGACTGTAATTTCACATCTAAGACATTCTTCTACGTGACCCTCCAGGGAACAGAGTAGTTtcatgaaaaagagaagaaaaccaacaacCTACAATGTATCGCTTCCCTTTTTGTTGCCATTCAAGAACTGCTGAAGGGCATCGGACACCAGAACACGAGTCCCCTCTATTTAGCAGATCCCGAAGCCAGAGACCAATGTGCTGGAAAGATTCATGCCTGGGTGCTCGAAGCATACCTTACATTGTCTCTGCTCTGTTGGAGACCAACCACACAATAcacaaaaacagaagagaggaatACTCTCCTCTATTTCCAAGACAAAACCAGCATTATGCACAAATCCCAAAtggatttcttttcccttttcacttAGAGAGAAGAAACTggatttatttgtgtgtgtgtccgtCCCCATCTGGTGCACACTCACAGTAAGAATGAGCTGTTTCCAATATATGTGTTGGATCAAGACctcaggcagaaagaaaaaactgcattttgagAAGCCGCATGTCAGTTCCCATTTCTGGCATTGCCGCACGCAGCACAAAAgcacccaaaacaaaccagaatcCAAGGTATAAATTGTTTCACagaatatacattttaaaagggaCAAGTACAAATATTACAAAATGAACAGAATcgcttttaaaatacttatatTTGTTTAACCGTTAAAAACAGACATGTACAGAAAGAGGTAGCAAAGCTAACAATTTCTGGCTGCTCCAATTAGTGTTGCCTGCATGCACTGGGAAAGTTACTGTGGAACCAAATCTCCCGATATCTTTTCTGGAAAGGACTGTAGACAATTTGCAGTTTATTTCTGACAATGCTACGTGAAGGACTGAGTCAAATCCACAGGCTCACTAGCAGCTGTTTCACGTTGTCTGGCTTAACGAAAAggcattgaaagaaaaaaggttgtCTGTGATTTACTTCAGAGAGCGAGtgagagagagagcaagagagagagcgagagagagCGCGCGCACGAACACGCACACACGAAGGggaccacacacacacataagaGAATGCTGGGAAGTTGCACTTGCCCCACGACCGCAAGAGGAAAGCATGACAGGTCTGCGGGTCCCAGAGTTAGGATAGAGAGCGTTTGGTATTAGCTTGGTCCCATGGATATCAACATCACTTGACAGGCTCAAAGCtaaaagcaaggcagaaaagGTTAAGGGAAGCAGAACTCCACGTGTTGCATGCATGCGCTCTCTCTCACACCCTCTCTTTCAGGCTTTCTGAGGTCCCAGCAAGGTCAGTTCAAGAGGTTCTCCCATCCAACATGTAATAGCGATACATTAAACCTATGACCAGTGCTCCAAAGATGGGAATTAGCCACGTTGACCAGAAACTatagggagaaaacaaaaacacaacacaaacaaTACAACACAACATAAACCAGAAGAAAGTATCAAGTTAATAATTCATTCAAGATGTTCATCACTTATTACACGTCTGTTTTCATCCAGGCAGCTCTTGGGGCCTGTCTCCAGCTGCTAGCAGACCAGCCGCAGGGGTCTCGGCTCGCCGGGCTGGGCAGCACCGACGGTCCCTGCACCCAGCACTCTGCCCGGCCCCTCTGAGGCCCCTGCGCTGCAAGAGCCGCTTGGTGGCTTAAAAAACAGCTGCTGGATTGCTGAATTTTCCAGCCTGGCACATACAGAAACCaatttggggtttattttgttggttgttgggttgcgggttgggtttttttttccttaaaaaagtCAGACTGTAATTTGTGCTATACAAACAGCTGAGTTGACTCAAGGATGGAAATTGCTACAGCTATCCCACAATAAATCTTCCTCACTCATAAACCAGAGGCCACAGGCTCACCTTCCGCAGCCTCCTTAGCAAAAAAAGTTCTGCATCAGCTACAAAAGACTAGGGCCCTGTTCTGGTTGTAAGGATTTTCAACTAAATGGGGCTGCTCATGGTAAAGatcctccaaaaaaacccacacgaCTGTGTTGTGTCACCCCAAGACCTGCAGCTACCACGCAAACAAACACTGCAGTGCAAAGGgactgcagccacagccacgCAACACGAACGCACAAGAATCTGAGCTGCACAGTACCAGGATGCCTGTGCTGCCCAGTGAGCAGGGGACTTGGTGCCACCGGCTGTGTCTCCACATCCGACAAGGGAGGTGCGTGCCCTGGCAGCTAACTCTGTGAGCTGCAGTTCGGCAAGTTACATCTGGACTATTGCTGGAAGGAGCGTGCAGTGATATccctgggctttttttcctgcctatTGGAGTTAACACGCAGTTCTACAAACAGGGAGTCCTAACCCCTCCATTTCTTACTCTTACTATAAGAAGATACTATACCTTGCTTGGCCTGAGGATGTCATACTTGGATtctgaaggaggaaagagggagttagcagggggaaaaaagaaacattaaacaCATGCTAATAAGACTACAAGACTGAACACGTGATTACGaacatggagaaaaaataaaccatccCTCCTCTGCCAAACACCCTCTGTCACAGGTGCAGGTGCTTCTGGGGATGTTTGCCATTGTCCTCACCTCCACATTCTTTCCATTAACCCAATCCCTCCCACCCAGTCATCAACTTCACACTAGAACTTGCAcccctctcaaaaaaaaaaataaaaaaaaatatatcttgcTCATTACCTCGGAAAGCAGTCTGTTCCTTTTTACGCAATGGATGATAACCTGCGCTCCAATACAGATAATCCTAGCACTGTCACCCCCTCCCTAAACCCCTGCCCACGTCCCCATTTGCCATCCTGCTGCCTGACCACTGAAACATACAGCCACAGCACGCTCTTCAACTCTTCCCTTGCATGCAACCTGTTTCCAAACTTTATAGTTCTCCTTTCATAAAGCTGcacatttaaatactttttccagTCAGTTGAAATTCCCCTTTCGCCTTTCATCAGCTCTACAGCCTCTTCcttggtggctgctgcagctctccagtTTAATCAACGCCTACCAACCCAAAATCACCTTTCCTGCCCATCCTAAAGAGAATTATCTCCATTTCTTGAGAGCCTTAGTGCTTGCTTTTCTGTCGTAATACATCCAGTGGATGCTAAACACCAACACTTATCCGTGGGGGGCTACCTCTGAGCTGCATCACAAGAGTATACATGtatgactttttattttgtgggtCCCTCCTATTTATTGTTACATTACTGACTTCTATCTCTTCctgctattttaaaagcaggccgaagtataattttaaagctgctgttgtACACTGGAGAAAGACCTTAGCTGTACACAACTCTGGAATTCCTcctcagaagagaaaaatatttcaaaaaatatttaactcaTATCCAAGGGAGTTACTTTGATTACTACTCATTTCTATGCACATTTTAGGTATGCGATTATGCAACGGAGCTGAACTAAACACATTTTAAGGTGAATATATGCATAACCATGCGGCCCCATGTTATAACTAAGCATTGGCTTTACCCAGCCTGGGTTATTCTTTCTATGGCTGACTACAGCGAGCAAACGCTCCCAAGGGCTTCAGCTGCCGCTCTCTCTGTTGACAGCTTCCTTCTTggttcctgctgctctgcaagtGGCCCTGCTTTGAACAACATCTAATGAAAGTGTTGTtgaaggcagagctgtgcctggTCCGAGCCTTCAAGCCAAGTCAGAAGAGAAGCCAGCTGCAAGGCTCATGTTTACCTCTCAGATGGGATTCTATTTATTACCatttccctctccccatccatttcaaaagcatttttgcaaCACTATGCCCTGTTCTAACCCAGGAGTACCTGAGTTTTAAGCAATACCAATGATTACCAGGGCAGTTAACAGAGAATTCTTGTTTTACAGCCAACCCTACGGTGGCTGTGCCTGTCTCCTGGTTTGAATGTAACAACACTAACAGTTCAGTGGTCAGAACATCATGAGTAGTGCAAAAAAAATGGTCTGTGGCTCAAGGTGTGGAAATAACATTGCTGATGTCAGAGGAGAGAGGGCATAAAAAACCACTTCCAATTTCACACTAAGGTGACTGCTGAGGTTCAGAACAAAAACAAGAGGTATAATTTGCTTGGAAGATTCATTCATTACTGTAGTTTGTGTAAACATAAAGCCACAACCCCcacagggggtgggggggtgtctgtgtgccaaaaaaaaaaaaaaaaaaaaaaaaaaaaaggcatgtgaCAACTCCGTTATTCATTTTGTGAGCATAATATTGTTTCCATagcattaaattaaaacagaaaagtaaaacacCAACAGCTTACCTTAGAACCTTCTTTTTTACGATCGTGCTGTCAAGgcggaaaaaaaaagaagaaaaaagataagcACTGACTTCAAGAGAAATGTGCAGTCTTTATGAGGGACGTGTGCACAGTCCTCATCATAGGGGTAATTGCCTAGACTTGGTTTTCAAAGGAGTCGATCCTTCAGCACCCAAAGGCACACAGCCTCTGTAGCAGGCAGGAAGCTGGTGTTTGTGCCGTGCCGTGATCTCTCACCCTCCTGAACTCTAAATTGCAAGGCAAAGCGAAGGTGAGAGCCGATTAGCTTAGCTTCTTTAAGTGCCCCGGATTTAATTGTAGTGAGAAATCTGTTCTGAATGGTGGAAAGACAAAActaatttggttttgttccctCAACAGAAATCCCAGACAACACAGAGACTGCCTAAAACCCTTAACTAGTTACTTATTTCACAAGACACATCTTCGTGTATGTGTGCAGTGGGTTACACAAAGGAGAGTCACACTTTTACACAGACTCATTCCAGCTCTGAAAGAGGCTGTCACAGCCAGCCAGTCCTTACCGGATGGATCTCCCCTATGTAGTACTGCTTGAGCATTTCCCTGGCATCTGTGGAATGCCCAACATCTTCAAAGCTCTCTGTGGCATCTCTACCAGCTTGTTCAAGCAAAACCTCTTCTCCACCTGGATGCTGGAAGAGAAGACTTCAGGTGAGCAAAGGGCTAGATATAGAAAAGGTACCAGAAGTTCCTTCCAACCTATTCCCTTCATCACAGATGCCTCAAACCAACATCAGCAATAAATTCTTCAATTGTCCATTCTCTCCTTCAGGAATCCATGGAGAATAGTGTGTGCTGCACAGCCTggaaacataataaaaatcCTCCTGGAGAGGCAAATCCCCAACATACACAGGGAAGCACAGCTTTATCCCCCATAGCCAAACTATCCCTCCCATGATTCCATAACTGAGTTGGGCACgaaaatacacaaaagaaaGGATATCCTCACACAACTTTTCAAGGGCTTCACTGCACAAATCAGACTTGCTTGCAGAGGAGCCTCTCCTTCATGATTTTTCTCAAGAGCTTTCCTGAGGCACCTCCGCCGCTAGTGAAGCACAAGACAACACTGCCTTTACAGGCATCAGCAGAGGAAAGGGTATTCTACTTCTTAGATActacaaaataataatagtatttGGCTAACGGCCTCTCTCTGCACACAGCTGTGCAATGAGGAATGAAGTACTGAGCTGAAATGCATCATGTTTTCTAGTAGCTTAAGAAGCTATGACTAGCATAGTCCCAACAATACTGAACCCAATCTAGCGTACAACCACTCAAAaacctggggggtggggggaagtgtCACAAAAAATTATACTGTTTGACATCATATACTGATTTCAGAGTTTCAGAAGTTGCAACACCAGAAGTACCAAATCCACAGGACGCTCCACAACACCACTGGCATTTCTGTTGGTGGCAGTCACAGACAAGCAGCAAGAACCGACAAAAACCCTGGTGCAACTCTGTTTTCCTTGATGGGCTTGGCTCTTCTCTAGCACCGTCAATACCATAATTCCAGGAACAGACCAGCAATGAAAAGCACTAACCACAAAGCCAGCGAAGTACAATCTCTTCACAGTGTGAGTGTGAACAAATAGTTCAGTTTAAACTATCAGCTAATCCAGTTAAACCAATAAAGTGGTCAGGCTTCTCAGTGCGCACACAGGGACTAACCCAGTTTTCTAGAGCATCAGGCAACAAGCACTAAATGTGCTAGTTGAGAAGACAAGAGTTGCTCACTGCTGCCTGAAATGCCTCTAACAGCTACAAGCCTGGAACTGGAGAAGAGATGTTAGACAAAGTTTCACATCAAAGGACTAACACAcctgtttttctctgtaataTCATTTTCCTTCCCACAGACACAGAACAGTTGCCCTTGCCTCTCTTCCTTCAGCTTGTCTGTTTTTGCTGCCAAAAGTCTAAATACTCCCACTTGGCGCTCACACCTCATACCAAACATCCTCAGTATGGACACAAACACAGTCCAGTTGTTTACTCCTGTGAGTTACTGCAGCCAATTCTGCAATCCTCGTACCAGAGCTCTTTATTCTGAATAAATCCCTTTATTGTCCAGGTATGTGACAAAATCAACGTGGAGCCTTCTCAGCAGCCATGAAGGGCAAAGTCCGCAGTCCTAGGACACAGTTTGGTTAGCAGTCAGTTATTAGATTGCCTTAGCTGTAAAACCAAGTGGGACTCCACTCTGCTCGTTCCCCCTGTGCCTGGCTACAGGTCTGGCTGCCATTTCTCCCACACCAACCCTCAGGCTCACTTGATCTCAGAGGGAGTCTGACCAGGGACTACCCTAGCAGGAAACCCAccctacaaaaaagaaaaaaaaaaaaaaaaaaaaaggaaagaaaaaaaaaaagaaaaggaaccgATTATCTGCTGGGATAGCTGTGACTGAGCTCACTACAGAGCTGGATGCATGTCTCTCTTTACACGTGGGAGTTGCAGGaacacaggctgcagcaagaCCATGCTTTAGATTATTTTTGCGCCCCTTAGATCACACCCTCAAGACTTGGCTGCAACAGTAGGACACTGTAGATTGTCTATGCACATTACTCAGAACTGTCCAACTTTTACTTACTTTATATGCATGTTTGAAAAGATCCACAGAAACCAGGGGATGAAAAGCTGGCCCTTTACTTTAAGCCTTCTAGAAGAACTCCATAGGGATGTCTCTCCAGAAATCTTATTTCAGATAGAAAAATATCAGAACTGAATTTTAAGATGACAACCTTGCTTTCCTAATCATCCACCCTAAAAGAGCAGACAAAACACTGCACTAACAGGGAACATGCAGCAGATATTGGCTTTCAGTGGCATCCAGCCTTTGCATATACAAGAGACAAACAAGAAGAATGGTAAAGTAAAAGAAGCAAGAACGGTACAGTTTGCTCCTCTTTACCTCTTTGGGTCTGAAGCCTTTCTATGCACTTGCTAAATCCACaagtaataaaaagaattatCTATTCATGCACATCTGTCCTTTATTGTAAACACCagtccaaaagaaaaaacttcaaaacattCTGGCATAGTGTATTTCTGAAAGGATTCTCTAGTCTAGACAACCACAACTGCAGCCAGACAATTCTTACCTTGTCATACCCAAGAAAACAGTAAACCCAGACTATTTATACAGGAAGTCATTTACTCTGCCACAAAACTTCTCAAAGCTACAGCTCCagcaggaaaacatgaaaacagagTGTTGcaaactgtggaaaaaaagtaaattagaAGTAATTCCAGAGGAAACAAtggctggaaaatgttttcaagaaacagacaaaagcaaacaacaagAAAGGTGGGTCCGAGTGCCAGTACTCATAAGTCTTCCTCAGCAACAGTAATAGAACTGGAACCTGCTTGTCACTTGAGCCTTCGGAATACACAATAAATAAAGCATACATTGACAGCAACATTAATAGTCTTGAAGCACCAGTTCTGGAAGAATACAACCAATGCCACTGGGCAGAGAAAACAATCTTACAGGGAGAACCCTGTCATTTGGAGGGAGAAGTGcaacagcccaccaccaccataaGGCACCTCAAGAGCCCCTGGCCCAGGTGGTGCAGAAGAGAGGCCAGCCTGCTCTTGTTGCAGTCAGGAGCCCAATACTTCCTCATGCTTCGCAATACTCACAGCTACAGCAGGTGCTCGAAGCATCATTTCAGTGCGATCTTTCAATCAAGTTCTCCAAATTCCAAACTGGGTCCAGAGAAGAAGAGCAGACGCAGGGCCTTGTACAACCCCATAGTTACTCCAAGCTCACTTTAAATGTCACTGACACTCTAATATGGCGAGCAAAGAAAGTTTGCCTTTCATGACGCACTCCCTAATTAGCAGCTCATATAGCCCATCTTCTGCATTCATCCAGCAAGGCTGTAATTATTCAAGAGACCTCAGAAGAAGCTCTATCTGTGTAGCCTTTAGAAGGGATAAGGAGtgagcaaaaagcagcaggaaatcAGAATCGTAGGCACACAGCAGAGGCTTCCGAGACCGCAAAGCTGAAACTCACTGCAGGAGGCAACTCCAAATACCCGTTTGCATACGTCTGGCAGGCAACTGCTGTTACAGACCCACTGTAAACTGCAAATGAGCTCAGAAGCAACAACTAAGCTCTACAACTAATTAGGTTGCTGGGTCAGGTAAGATGCAAGATCATCAAGTTGAGGAGGGATGcgaaagctttcatttttagcCCCCAGTATCAGAGAAATAAGCTAGGAAAGGGAAGAGTATTACTGTGCAATAATAATGTGCCAGTACCATACCAGCCAGAAAACAATGACAAGCAGACACCTAGACAAATGGTGTTCATCAACCGCACATCCTTCAAAGCTTGTTTCAAGACACAGAACAGGTTTCCCTAAAAAACATCTCTGCAAAGCTGGAGCAAGTCAGCATGAGCAAAACCAGATCTCTGACATTCCTCCTACTCCCTCACAGAGTTCTGGTTTCAGATAGAGTCCACAGGAATTAAATGCGAAAAGACAAAGAAGAGTACCCAACATTGGCTTCTCActgctggtgcagcaggagTTAAGAATCTGAAAAATTGCTGCCTCTGGTGTGAGCAACCATCTTATACTTCCCTCCTCTTTACTTTCACCTCAGTGACAATGCTCTTAAACTACCAGCTCTTCCAAGCACAGTCCCTACCTTAGCTATATACTTGCCTGGAAAGAGTGTAAATTCTGTTAGAAccatgtaattttaaagaaaaggtgcCAGTAGTAGAATATGAAGAACACTATACTTGAAACCAACTGACCGATTCGAGTTAGAGTTGTCACAGCCCAGGCTTATTCCACTTGGAAGCCGGTTCAAACAGATTTCTAGTCACGCTTGCCACAGGtgtcagaagcagcagcacatgccAAGACAAAGCTGTGCTAGCTGCTGCATCTGATGGActcagaaaacagacaaaagggTGTGCTGAAGAAACACTTACCTGCAAACTCTTCTAGTCATGTGTAAAAATGGAGATAAACCACATCCCTCTATCAGAAGAATGCTGGTGAAAATAAGCCTATTACAGACAAGTGCACAAGTTAAAAGCAACAGATTTTAATAAGAATGCAGTGAGGGCCTAAGTGTGAGCAGTAACCAGAGTACCAGACCTCAGAGAGCCTGTCGGGGAGGTACAcctgccttcctctgcttcctcaCTCATAATTCACACCTACCTGAGCAGCCAGCTCTTTTTGCTCTAGCAATAGCCTACGCTTGCTTTTCTAGGCTACTGCAATTAGGAGTAATAACATGTATTCTGGTGGTCCAGTTACCTAGACGTGGGAGAAAATTACACTATCACTATAAGGCTATCTCAGATTTCAAACAATCACACTTCATTTCAGGCACTTACAGGCTTTCCGAAGTACAAGAGATTGCAGTTTCTCAGAAACATGAAATTTCAGTTGCCATCTTTGCAGATCTCTTGCATTTTGTTCCATTCTTATAATTCAGTAGAATTTTGCTATGTGATAAATGTCTTGTTACTCCTATTACATATTAAATAACTAAATTGGAAGTTTAAACTGATCTGCGCTTCAAACAACATACAGATTTTGAGTTGGCTGGCTAATGGATGACCTGCTGTACCTCATTTGCAGGAATCATGAAGCACAATTCGACAATCTTTTAGCAGTGAGGCTTCTTCGAGGTTACACAATCACTCCAAGGTAATGCTCCAGTGCAGTTCAGCAATCCTGTTCAAATAATCTGTGACCAAAGGCCAGAAAAGGCAACAATTAGACACTGCTTCACTGACTACACAGGATCAAGGGGAAATACTACCCACTGAAACCCTGAtagctgcagccacagcaacTCAGAGCTCTAAAGCAGAACAGTTTCAGACAACTGTAACTTCTAAACAAGACACAAACTCCTGGTTCCAATCAGCTACACATTGTTCCCCTGTCACTCGACTGATTACAGCGGACTAACAGATATAAAGTGTATTTTTGCCAATAAATTAGGCCTTGATCTATGTTTACAAGTTTCACCACGTCAGTGAGTGGTGTACATAGCAGAGCGTGGTGTCAGCCATGCTGGCAGTTAAAACAGTAGCCttattcttcttcctttccctagTCCAAGCAGACCTTTTTCATGCCAGAGAAACACAAATAGGATAAAAGGCTTGGAAAGGGCAACGTGAAATATCATCCCAAGGTAACATTCAGAGCACTGCTAAACCTGGCTTGCTGCAGGGGGAAGCGAAGCATTCTTCTGTGCTCATTTACAATACTGAAGGTGTCCTGTTCCAGATGCTGTCTTACACAGAGAACGCCGAGATGAAGACTGTGACCACTACACAGTGTCCATGCTCTGAAACAGTGTCACTCACAGTGGGGTAAGTATCTTGAAAACATTTGTCTAACTCTTaagtctgaaaagcagaaagtagCAACCGTATTTGGAACACAGATGCAAGTGTAAGACAAGGCACACAGTTTCTGCAGGTACTGTCCCAACCTCCAGCTTGTTTTGGCTCTTCCTAAACAAACAGCACTTTGTTATTGAGAAACCAGCAGTGAATGGCTTTTCCCGGTCTTCCCCTGAATCTACATAACCTTCTTGCATCTACAACAACATTTGGCAAGGAGTTCCACCAGTCTTCTCCCTGTTACATGAAGAAAcactgtttgtttgtttcaaaccTGGCTCCAGCCAGATGCTTTGATGTCCCCTGGATCTTGTATAGACTTTCAGATGCAGGCAAACATGAAAGATTTCAGAAACTAGTGGAGTAACAAGCATTCTTCAAAATGTGTCTGCTGCCCTGCCCATTTCATTTAATCAGCAGAGGTAGCTGGGCCCACAGATCTGTACCCCGCTGCCCTCTCTCAGGAATTTGAAAGATGACAGATGACAGGTTTGGCCTAGTGCCAGGGAGCCCAAACATTGGAGGGGGCGTGCATGTAGAAGGAGGCAGTCAGCTGCTCAGAAAATCCTCACGTACCAGCTGGAAAACTCTGGAAAACTTGTGAGCTGACCCTGGAACAGGAATCTGAGTACCCACTTGTAGCTCCAGCGTTTCAGAGCTACCTGAGTTAAGAGTTGCATTCAATGCAActgccttctccttcccaccccaatCATAAGCTCTCTACAGTACACTATGCATCTTTTGTAGATGCATGTCATAAATGAGCAACTGGTCCCTCACCTCAGCCAGACTTGCGGGCTGTCCTGTAAAACAGCTGAGCATCAGCTGATAGTCTTCATGTGACTGCTGCTCTGTAGCACCAAACTCCCATGCCTCCACCAGGCACCATCCCACTGTCCCAcatacttttctttccagcataCTGGGTGCCAAGAGTCTCTCTCAAGTATCAAAGATGCAAGAagagcagctgctcagcagatTCAGCCTTTCAGATTCTGCACCTGACACACATGCACCTGTAAACAGGGCTGGAGTACCAACAGCAGACGCTGGTGAGCAAAGGAGCAAGCAGACAGGATCCATTTATGGTCctgtgaaagcaaaatttttcattataaagcAATAAACAGTGCAGAACTGACTACAGAAAAGGCCAGCTCAAGGCACTGTAGTAGAAGACACTCCTTAATTCGTTCACTGAAATACCTTAGAGACTCTCTTAGAACAAACGTTGAGGGGAAGACTCAAAGCACAAGTCAGATTCTGAACCAACCATTATGATGCTGGATCCAGTGAACAAAACAGCTTGTATCtaactttataaataaatgcCGAAAGCTACATAGAAAGCCACTACCTCCAGCTGTCAGGTCACTGTAAAAAAGCTGCCAAGTTATCATTCTCTCCTCCTATCTGATAAACCTATACATTTCACCAAGGTAATTTTATCATTATATGTTATGACTACATAGCAGACATGCTTTAATCACAAATGCCTGCAGGAAAATCAGAGTTTAATTTAgacaagcaaaaccaacaagCAGCAACATgtacattttcagtgaaatgttcTTCTTTTAAAGCTGATTCAGACCAACTTTTGTACATTACCCTGTAGATGCTAGAGAGTTTGGTATCTTGTCAAGCTGGGATTAAAGCCCTCTgaaaattttttaaacatttcctcCCGCTCTGTTTTCAGCTCCAAACACTAACGATACTGCTCTCAACCTTCTCAAAAACAGAATTCAAAAGCATCGAGTCTAGAAGCAATTTTTGTCCCCATATCCAAGAGAACTGGAGATCACACAGCAGACTGCACCGCTTACAAATCACTCGCGTGTGGTCACCAGGCAGCAGCGTGATGCTCACCTACTGAATCACCACTACTTTCTCCTTTAAGTTCTGGGGTGTCCTTAGAGACATCAAATTTAAACCACTGATCTAGCCCCAATACTGTTTACCCTACAAGACAAGAAGCAAAGTAACGTGGCTTAAGGTGAGCTGCACCTCCCACGTAAGCGTGCCTGAACAGATTTCCTACGAAACCAGGAGCTGACTCAAAGGAGCAGAAGCACAGCCTTGCACTCAGCTGGCCTTTGCCGGCCTGACCTGTggcagggccaggagctgccctgaGCGGGAGCCCTGCGGGTGGCCCTTCTCGCGGACCCCTCCTTCGGGCAGCGCCGGCTGGCTGAGGCCCCGCTGCCTCAGGGCCACAGGAGCCCCCCCTTCGCCttactgccccccccccccccccttcccttgcag
The Falco biarmicus isolate bFalBia1 chromosome 15, bFalBia1.pri, whole genome shotgun sequence DNA segment above includes these coding regions:
- the LOC130159522 gene encoding cytochrome b5 yields the protein MEPGERTEAGACAAAEAGPIFTLEEVGKRNSSREAWLVIHGRVYDVTRFLEEHPGGEEVLLEQAGRDATESFEDVGHSTDAREMLKQYYIGEIHPHDRKKEGSKNPSMTSSGQASFWSTWLIPIFGALVIGLMYRYYMLDGRTS